GCGGCACTTCTTCATCCAGATACAGTAACACCTTTTCTCTGATGATTTCACTGACGATAAAGCGCTCAGGATGATCCGTCACCATATCCTCCGGAAAGTACATCGGCCCTTCCACAAGACGGCTTTTCAGCTTTGCCAGAAGCGCGTCCACATTTTTTCCTGACAATGCAGATGCCCCGATGATCTCATCAAAGACTCCCAGCTCATTGTATTCTTCGTAAATTCTTCGATACTTCTCTGGGTCAAGTTTATCAATTTTATTGATAATCAAAAACACCGGTGTTTCAATATTCTTTAAAAGCTCTACAATATATTTATCTCCCGGGCCTGCAGAAAGCTCATCATCAACCAAAAAGAGGACAACGTCTACCTCCTTGAAGGTATTCAGCGCCATATCTGTCATAATACTGCCCAATTTGTTCCTGGGCTTATGAATACCGGGGGTGTCGATGAAGATCATTTGGCAATCATCGTCATCTCCGTTTCTCTTGGTGTATATTCCACGAATACTGTTCCTTGTCGTCTGAGGCTTGTCTGTTGTGATTGCAATCTTTTCACCGAGAATTGCATTCAGAAGTGTAGACTTTCCAACATTGGGCCTGCCAATAATACCTATAAATCCGGATTTCATTCTATCTCCTTAATCAATGTTCTTAATCTGTGCTCTTAAAATATGTTCGTAATCAATGTTCTTAGTCTATGTTATTAATCTAAGTCTTTAATCTGTTTCCTTTATTCTTTTCCTGAATTTCCACATAAGAATTTTACGATGAAATTCCTATAACTTCTCCTCGATTTGCTCCTTAAAGACGAAAGCCTTCCGGCAGCAATTCTGTTATCTCCTTAACGTTAATATGGTCTTCATCTTCCCCCGTAATGATCTTTAAATGATCGCCGAACTCAAACATGAATTGTCTGCAGATACCACAAGGATACGCCTCTCCGTCAGAGGTTGCCACTGCGATTGCTTCAAATTCACGAAAGCCTTCTGAAATTGCCTTTACATAGGCTGTTCGTTCTGCACAAATGGTAGCACCGAAGGATGAATTTTCGACATTTACTCCTGTGAATACCTCTCCGGTTGACGTCAGGAGTGCTGCACCAACTTTAAAGCGTGAATAAGGCGCATATGCATTCTGTGTCATATCTTTTGCTGTTCGAAACAATTCCCTGTATTTCATAATGAGTTCCCCCTTCAACGTTAGCTAGTACAGCGTCTTCTAAATAACTGGGCGGAAAACGCCGGATGAATTTTCAGAGATAGTTTTAAAAAACGCAACGGCCTCTGGCCTCCTTCGCAAGCGCTGCTTGCTACGCTGTCCGTTTTGCTTAGCCAAGGCAAGCTTGGGGCAAAAAGGCAGGCATAGTGGCGCTACGCCGAGGATTTTTGAAGGCTGTATATGGAAATTTCAGACAAGTTTAATGCCTAGTTAATTTAATAACGCTGTACGAGTATGCTTGGCCAATGGCCAGGCTCTCTATCGCACCAGCCCGATCAGATTCATAATCTTCTCTTCCTGTGCTCTCATCTCGGCTTTATCTTTCTCCTCAATGTGATCATAGCCCAAGAGATGAAAGACACTGTGGACAAAGAGGTATACAAGCTCACGCTCTCCGGAATGACCAAATTCGTCAGCTTGAAGCAACGCCTGTTCCGGGCAGATTACCACATCACCCAAACAAATCACGTCAGCTTGATGCATCTCTGAGACGGTTTCATATTGTGGAAATGATAGTACATCCGTCACGCTGTCCTTATCGCGATACACTCTGTTCAGTTCATGAATCTCTTCTGTACTGACAAAGGTTACGCTGATTTCAACACGCTGCGGATCAACTCCCTCTTCTTTCACACAAAGTTCCGCGGCCTGGATCATATGATCAATCACAGTCTGCCCCGGCATTCTCTCATCGCTGAATATCAGGTTCATTCCTCTCCCTCCTTCTCCGGATTTTCTTTCGCATACTTTTCATATGCTACAATAATTCTTCTGACCAGTGCATGTCGCACCACGTCGGCGTCTTTCAGAAAGCAGAAATCAATTCCTTCTACTCGGTCCAGCACCTTGATGGCATCCACCAGACCTGATTTTTTCCCTCTGGGCAGGTCTATTTGCGTAATATCTCCTGTTACCACTGCCTTGGATCCGAAACCAAGTCTTGTCAGAAACATCTTCATCTGTTCTTTTGTGGTATTTTGGGCTTCATCCAAAATGATAAATGAATTGTCTAAGGTTCTTCCTCTCATATAGGCCAACGGAACGACCTCGATGATTTCTTTCTCTTTGAGCCGAAGCGCGCTGTCCCTTCCTAAAATATCATGCAGCGCATCATAGAGCGGTCTCAAATAAGGGTCTACCTTTTCCTGCAGATCTCCGGGAAGAAATCCAAGACGTTCTCCCGCTTCCACAGCAGGCCTTGCAAGGATTATTTTCTGAACCTCTTTATTTTTAAACGCGTTTATGGCCATGGCCACTGCGATATAAGTTTTCCCTGTACCTGCAGGCCCAACGCCAAATACGATATCATGCTTTTTAATACTCTGTGCGTAGGAGGTTTGTCCTATGGTCTTGGGTTTAATGGGCTTTCCTCTATGGGTAAAACAGAGCACATCCTTATTAATATTGCTGTCTTTATAAGAGAGTCCCTTTTGATTCAGGCTGATAACATAGTTTACCTTTTGCGAGTCCAGTATTTCACCGGATTCCAGAATACCCAGAAGCTCTACGATTACTTGCTGCGCTTTCGCCGCTTCTTT
This genomic window from Clostridiales bacterium contains:
- the ybeY gene encoding rRNA maturation RNase YbeY; this encodes MNLIFSDERMPGQTVIDHMIQAAELCVKEEGVDPQRVEISVTFVSTEEIHELNRVYRDKDSVTDVLSFPQYETVSEMHQADVICLGDVVICPEQALLQADEFGHSGERELVYLFVHSVFHLLGYDHIEEKDKAEMRAQEEKIMNLIGLVR
- a CDS encoding PhoH family protein, which translates into the protein MEELKIKIDHDQDTDQLFGNLDVNLKNIKDNYDVDIVQRQDEIILKGKEAAKAQQVIVELLGILESGEILDSQKVNYVISLNQKGLSYKDSNINKDVLCFTHRGKPIKPKTIGQTSYAQSIKKHDIVFGVGPAGTGKTYIAVAMAINAFKNKEVQKIILARPAVEAGERLGFLPGDLQEKVDPYLRPLYDALHDILGRDSALRLKEKEIIEVVPLAYMRGRTLDNSFIILDEAQNTTKEQMKMFLTRLGFGSKAVVTGDITQIDLPRGKKSGLVDAIKVLDRVEGIDFCFLKDADVVRHALVRRIIVAYEKYAKENPEKEGEE
- the cdd gene encoding cytidine deaminase, encoding MKYRELFRTAKDMTQNAYAPYSRFKVGAALLTSTGEVFTGVNVENSSFGATICAERTAYVKAISEGFREFEAIAVATSDGEAYPCGICRQFMFEFGDHLKIITGEDEDHINVKEITELLPEGFRL
- a CDS encoding GTPase Era, which encodes MKSGFIGIIGRPNVGKSTLLNAILGEKIAITTDKPQTTRNSIRGIYTKRNGDDDDCQMIFIDTPGIHKPRNKLGSIMTDMALNTFKEVDVVLFLVDDELSAGPGDKYIVELLKNIETPVFLIINKIDKLDPEKYRRIYEEYNELGVFDEIIGASALSGKNVDALLAKLKSRLVEGPMYFPEDMVTDHPERFIVSEIIREKVLLYLDEEVPHGVAIELESYKEEPSITKIGAVIYCERKSHKGIIIGKEGKKLKGIGKSARLEIEGLLGTKVFLELWVKVKENWRDSDFILNSFGYRKDE